The following are encoded in a window of Oncorhynchus mykiss isolate Arlee chromosome Y, USDA_OmykA_1.1, whole genome shotgun sequence genomic DNA:
- the ovca2 gene encoding esterase OVCA2 isoform X2: MATVTRAAPLRILCIHGYRQNSGSFREKTGALRKLLKKYVELVYMSAPHRVPQTGDAQGKENEVGPGGDEAPRGWWFSDTQARSFDAGQQCQASLGLEESVEAVRTAVKDLGPFDGVLGFSQGAALVAMLCSIQEQNLEPQFQFRFAILVAGFRSACLEHQGFYGSPAPLAIPSLHVFGQEDQVISDRMSRELLPLFQEPQVLTHPGGHFVPAASAHRQTYQEFLKRFQ, translated from the exons ATGGCGACTGTAACTCGGGCAGCACCGCTCCGGATCCTGTGCATACACGGTTACCGACAGAACAGCGGCTCGTTTCGCGAGAAGACTGGGGCCCTACGGAAGCTCCTGAAGAAGTATGTGGAGCTGGTTTACATGAGTGCGCCTCACCGGGTACCGCAAACAGGCGACG CCCAAGGGAAGGAGAATGAAGTGGGCCCTGGAGGTGACGAGGCCCCCAGGGGATGGTGGTTCTCTGACACCCAGGCTCGGAGCTTTGACGCCGGGCAGCAGTGTCAGGCGAGCCTGGGGCTTGAGGAGAGTGTGGAGGCTGTGAGGACAGCAGTGAAGGACCTGGGCCCGTTTGACGGTGTGCTGGGGTTCAGCCAGGGCGCTGCTCTAGTTGCCATGCTCTGTTCTATACAGGAGCAGAATCTAGAACCACAATTCCAGTTCCGCTTCGCTATCCTGGTGGCCGGGTTCCGGAGTGCTTGTTTAGAACACCAGGGGTTCTACGGCAGCCCTGCTCCTCTCGCCATCCCGTCCCTGCACGTCTTCGGACAGGAAGACCAGGTCATTTCTGATAGGATGAGCCGGGAGCTCCTTCCCCTGTTCCAGGAGCCTCAGGTGCTGACTCATCCTGGTGGCCATTTTGTGCCAGCGGCCTcggcacacagacagacctatCAGGAGTTTCTCAAGAGGTTTCAGTAG
- the LOC110510237 gene encoding zinc-binding protein A33, which yields MATTSSLPEEDLTCPVCRDIFRDPVILLCSHSFCKDCIHGYWREREVKECPVCRKRSKLSDAPLNRALKNLCEAYSKEKASAGVLCSLHGEKYKLFCRDHGQPACLVCQTSELHTNHKFCPMDEAAKEYKESVLKLLQNKLEVLEADSRNCVQTVDTITSQALSTERKIREQFEELHQFLRNETVVRIAALKQDEDNKSQMMMRKIEEMNREISSLSDTIQTLEEELGAENISLLQDYEVIKKRVQCILPDPERVSGALIDVARHLGNLQFRVWENMQEIVEYTPVILDPNTAHPDLILSGNLTSFTCRLSDDQQQLPDNPERFKHRYAVLGSEGFSSGTHSWDVEVGDSKEWAVGVAIESCDRKETSRWHISGVWYVLSREGSDYIDQVSPNACYCLEPFKVKPQRIRVQLDWDKETLSLSDPVNNQRIGCFFKNTQIFSLSFTERIFPFLSGDYVRVMPVKASVTV from the exons ATGGCCACCACATCTTCTCTTCCAGAGGAGGACCTCACTTGTCCCGTATGCCGAGACATCTTCAGAGACCCAGTCATCCTGTTGTGTAGCCACAGCTTCTGTAAAGACTGTATACATGgctactggagggagagagaagtgaagGAATGTCCAGTTTGTAGGAAAAGATCAAAACTCAGTGATGCACCCCTCAACCGGGCTTTGAAGAACCTCTGTGAGGCCTACTCAAAGGAGAAAGCATCTGCAGGTGTCCTCTGCAGTCTGCATGGGGAGAAATACAAACTTTTCTGTCGTGACCACGGACAACCTGCTTGCCTGGTGTGCCAGACTTCTGAGTTACACACAAACCACAAGTTCTGCCCCATGGACGAAGCTGCCAAAGAATATAAG GAGTCTGTGCTGAAGCTCCTACAGAACAAACTGGAGGTCCTTGAGGCAGACAGTCGAAATTGTGTTCAAACGGTAGATACTATCACG AGCCAGGCCCTGTCCACAGAGAGGAAAATAAGGGAACAGTTTGAGGAGCTTCACCAGTTTCTACGGAATGAAACGGTAGTCAGGATAGCTGCCCTGAAGCAGGACGAAGACAACAAGAGTCAAATGATGATGAGGAAGATTGaggagatgaacagagagatatCGTCCCTTTCTGACACCATCCAAACCCTAGAGGAAGAGCTAGGGGCTGAAAACATTTCTTTGCTACAG GACTACGAGGTCATCAAGAAAAG AGTTCAGTGCATATTGCCAGATCCAGAGAGGGTTTCAGGGGCGCTGATTGATGTGGCCAGACACCTTGGCAACCTGCAGTTCAGAGTCTGGGAGAACATGCAGGAAATTGTTGAGTACA CTCCTGTGATTCTGGATCCCAACACTGCTCACCCAGATCTCATCCTGTCTGGTAACCTGACCAGCTTCACATGCAGACTCAGTGATGACCAACAGCAGCTTCCTGACAACCCAGAGAGGTTTAAACACCGCTATGCTGTCCTGGGCTCCGAGGGCTTCAGCTCGGGAACACACAGTTGGGACGTAGAGGTTGGGGACAGCAAAGAGTGGGCAGTAGGTGTAGCCATAGAGTCTTGCGATAGGAAGGAGACGTCTCGGTGGCATATTAGTGGAGTCTGGTATGTACTCTCAAGAGAAGGGAGTGACTATATTGACCAAGTGTCACCGAATGCATGTTACTGTCTTGAACCCTTTAAAGTGAAACCCCAGAGGATCCGAGTGCAGCTGGACTGGGACAAAGAAACACTGTCACTTTCTGATCCTGTCAATAACCAACGCATTGGGTGTTTCTTCAAAAACACTCAAATATTTTCACTGAGTTTCACTGAGAGAATTTTTCCGTTCCTCAGTGGGGACTATGTCAGGGTTATGCCAGTGAAGGCCTCTGTAACAGTATAG
- the ovca2 gene encoding esterase OVCA2 isoform X1: MATVTRAAPLRILCIHGYRQNSGSFREKTGALRKLLKKYVELVYMSAPHRVPQTGDAAQGKENEVGPGGDEAPRGWWFSDTQARSFDAGQQCQASLGLEESVEAVRTAVKDLGPFDGVLGFSQGAALVAMLCSIQEQNLEPQFQFRFAILVAGFRSACLEHQGFYGSPAPLAIPSLHVFGQEDQVISDRMSRELLPLFQEPQVLTHPGGHFVPAASAHRQTYQEFLKRFQ, encoded by the exons ATGGCGACTGTAACTCGGGCAGCACCGCTCCGGATCCTGTGCATACACGGTTACCGACAGAACAGCGGCTCGTTTCGCGAGAAGACTGGGGCCCTACGGAAGCTCCTGAAGAAGTATGTGGAGCTGGTTTACATGAGTGCGCCTCACCGGGTACCGCAAACAGGCGACG CAGCCCAAGGGAAGGAGAATGAAGTGGGCCCTGGAGGTGACGAGGCCCCCAGGGGATGGTGGTTCTCTGACACCCAGGCTCGGAGCTTTGACGCCGGGCAGCAGTGTCAGGCGAGCCTGGGGCTTGAGGAGAGTGTGGAGGCTGTGAGGACAGCAGTGAAGGACCTGGGCCCGTTTGACGGTGTGCTGGGGTTCAGCCAGGGCGCTGCTCTAGTTGCCATGCTCTGTTCTATACAGGAGCAGAATCTAGAACCACAATTCCAGTTCCGCTTCGCTATCCTGGTGGCCGGGTTCCGGAGTGCTTGTTTAGAACACCAGGGGTTCTACGGCAGCCCTGCTCCTCTCGCCATCCCGTCCCTGCACGTCTTCGGACAGGAAGACCAGGTCATTTCTGATAGGATGAGCCGGGAGCTCCTTCCCCTGTTCCAGGAGCCTCAGGTGCTGACTCATCCTGGTGGCCATTTTGTGCCAGCGGCCTcggcacacagacagacctatCAGGAGTTTCTCAAGAGGTTTCAGTAG